The Coffea arabica cultivar ET-39 chromosome 4e, Coffea Arabica ET-39 HiFi, whole genome shotgun sequence genome includes a window with the following:
- the LOC113740837 gene encoding UDP-glycosyltransferase 91D2-like: MSWSETREKIVSELHHSAPPSPPAATSSQPQPLQPQPTLEAVREGREEERNSRLLVCRLSLYLREWLESQNEGSVLYVALGSEVSLSQKDVTELALGLELPEVPFFWVLRKLSESFQVPDGFEERVKGRGNVWKGWAPQLNIPNHESVGGFLTHCGWSSCIEELMFGHPLIMPSFLVDQGLNARVMEDRNVGIEIPRNDPDRSYTRDLVAQCVRLIMVENEGKMFGEKAKEMSGIFRDRELNDGYVGNFIDYLENNRHNC; the protein is encoded by the exons ATGAGCTGGAGTGAAACCAGGGAGAAAATCGTGAGTGAGCTTCACCATTCTGCACCTCCATCTCCACCAGCTGCAACCAGTTCTCAGCCGCAACCACTGCAACCGCAACCAACCCTCGAAGCCGTGCGTGAGGgccgagaggaagaaagaaattccAGACTTCTTGTGTGTAGGCTTAGCTTGTATCTGAG GGAATGGCTTGAGAGTCAAAACGAGGGCTCAGTTCTGTACGTTGCATTAGGAAGTGAGGTGTCACTGAGTCAAAAAGATGTCACCGAGTTAGCACTCGGGTTGGAGTTACCCGAGGTACCCTTTTTCTGGGTCCTGAGGAAGCTATCTGAGTCATTTCAGGTGCCAGATGGGTTTGAGGAGAGAGTCAAAGGAAGAGGGAATGTGTGGAAGGGTTGGGCACCACAGTTGAACATACCGAATCATGAATCGGTGGGTGGGTTCTTGACTCACTGTGGCTGGAGTTCATGTATAGAGGAACTCATGTTTGGTCACCCACTGATTATGCCCTCTTTTTTGGTGGACCAAGGGTTAAATGCCAGGGTTATGGAAGATAGGAATGTTGGAATTGAAATACCAAGAAATGATCCAGACAGGTCTTACACGAGAGACTTAGTGGCTCAGTGTGTCAGACTGATTATGGTTGAAAATGAAGGCAAAATGTTTGGGGAAAAAGCTAAAGAAATGAGTGGAATATTCAGAGATAGAGAATTGAATGATGGTTACGTTGGAAACTTCATAGATTATCTGGAGAACAATAGACACAAttgttag